The segment ACAAGCGTTTCTATCTCGGCCCGGCCGTCTACGCGCTGACGCTGGCCAGCGGCAACATCCGGGCCGGGCAGGTCACCCAGGCCGATCTCGACGCCCTGCACAACGACACCAGGATGACGGTGTTCCTCGGCGTCCAGGCCGGCGACCACCTCATCTACATCGGCGAGTCCGGCAGCGATGCGATGACCGGGTTCGCCGCGCGCAGCAACATCCGCCGGACGCTCATCGACACCGCCGGCGGCAAGGCCCTGCTCGCGGCCCAGGCCGACGGCACGCGGGAGGCCTACCTTCGACGGCAGGACGGCGAGCTGGTCTCCGCGTTCCTCTCGCAGTTCCCCGGCATCGTCAAGACCGGCGTGGCCAAGAACTTCCGCCATCACGGCGCCCAGCTGGCGCTGGCCAGCGTGGTGCGCGACCGCGCGGGCAAGGCCGTGGCCGTGGCGGTTCTCGTCGGGCCTACGGCCGACGCCGAACCGCGCGAGGCGAGGCTGCGCCGACTCCTGGTCAAGCACGTCGCGGCATGGTCGCAGCGCGAAGTGGCGCCGCGCGAAGCGCTCTGACCGGTTCTCCCCACACTCTCATCAGGCAGCGAAACCTCCCGTTGACTTCGGTCACGCGGGCGCTTTAGCGTGGGCACGAATCGCTAATGCGACAGGTTGTTCGTATATGAGAACTAGACCTGGAGGTGCCTGATGATCGAGCGGGATGAGATCTTCATCAACGGGACGTGGGTCGCGTCCACCACGGCCGAGCGTCTGACCGTGATCAACCCGGTGACCGAGGAACCGGTCGCCACCATCCCGGCCGGCTCGGCCGAGGACGCAGACAGAGCCGCCCGAGCCGCCGCGGCGGCGTTCCCGGCATGGTCTCAGACCACGATCGAAGAGCGCCTGGCGATGCTCGACAATCTCGCCAAGCTCACCGCGGAGCGAGCCGACGAGATCACCCGTGCGATCGTCAGCGAGATCGGCCAGCCCTACCGCATCGCCCAGGAGTCCCAAGCGGCGGCTGCCGTGGAGGACCTGCGAAGCCTCGCGGACAGCCTGCCGTCGGTGGTGTGGGAGGAACGGACCGGGCACACGGTGGTCGCCCGCGAAGCCGCCGGCGTGGTTGGTGCCATCACACCGTGGAACGGGCCGATGCGGATGGTCTGCATGAAAGCCGGTGCGGCGCTCGCCGCCGGATGCACCGTCGTGCTCAAGGGCACCGAAGTCGCACCGCTGAGTTCCTTCATCTTCGCTGAGATGGTCGCGGCCGCAGGCCTGCCGGAGGGCGTGTTCAACCTCGTCTCCGGCAACGGTCCGGTCGTCGGTGAGGCGATCGTGACCCATCCCCTGGTCGACATGGTCTCGCTGACCGGCTCGGTCCGCGCCGGGCGCCGGGTGATGGAACTGGCCTCTCAGCGGGTCAAGAAGGTGGCCTTGGAACTCGGCGGCAAGTCCGCCAATGTGATCCTTCCTGACGCCGACCTGAAGCGGGCCGTCGAAGTGGGTATCGAGGACGCCTTCCGTAACTCCGGTCAGGTCTGTGGCGGCCTGTCCCGGGTGCTGGTCCCCCGGTCCCGGCTGGCCGAGGCGGAGGAGATCGCCGTCCGCAAAGCGGAAAGTTACGTTCTCGGCGACCCCTTCAACCCGGCGACGACGCTCGGCCCGGTTGCCAACGCGACGCAGCGCCAGCGGATCCGCGACTACATTCACGCCGGCCTCGAGGACGGGGCCCGGTTGCTGACCGGCGGCGCCGAGGCGCCGGACGGGCTCGATCGCGGCTTCTTCGTGCGCCCGACGGTGTTCTCCGGCGACAACAACTCCCGCATCGCGCGCGAGGAGATCTTCGGCCCGGTGGTCGTCATCATCCCCTTCGACGACGAGGACGACGCCTTCCGGATCGCCAACGACACCGAGTACGGCCTGGCCGGAGCGATCTGGGCCGGCGACGAGGCCCGCGCGCGGGCGCTGGCGAAGAGGCTGCGGGCCGGGCGCATCCGGATCAACGGCTCGCCGGTCAACCCGCGCGCGCCGCACGGCGGCTTCAAGCTCTCCGGAATCGGCCGGGAGTTCGGGCGCTACGGCATCGAGGAGTTCCTCGAGTACAAGTCGATCGGCTGAGTCCGGTGATCACCGTCAACGCCCGGGCCACATCCGGCCCGGCGGAACCGTTCCGCGCCATTCGCATCCAGCGCCGTGACCTCGGTCCGGCCGACGTGCTCATCGACATCGCGTTCTCCGGCGTCTGTCACACCGACGTGAGCCGGGCCCGCGGTGAGTTCGGCACGACGATGTACCCGATCGTGCCCGGCCACGAGATCGCCGGGATCGTCTCGGCGATCGGGCCGGAGGTGACCCGGTTCGCCGTGGGTGACCGGGTCGGCGTCGGCTGCCTGGTCGACTCGTGCCGGGAGTGCGAGTTCTGCCGCGCCGGGCTGGAGCCGTACTGCCGGCGCGACCACGTCCGCACCTACAACTCGATCGGCCGGGACGGTACGAAGACGCTGGGCGGCTACAGCGAGAAGATCGTGGTGGACGAGGCGTACGTGGTGCGCATTCCCGACGAGATTCCGTTGCCGAACGCGGCTCCGCTGCTGTGCGCCGGCATCACCCTCTATTCCCCGTTGCGGCACTGGAAGGCCGGGCCCGGCAAGAAGGTCGCGATCCTCGGCTTCGGCGGTCTCGGGCACGTCGGCGTGGCCATCTCAGCGGCGCTGGGCGCGCACACCACCGTTTTCGAACTGACCATGGACAAACAGACCGACGCGTTCCAACGAGGAGCCGAGGACTATCGGCTGAGCACCGATCCAGCGATCTTCACCGAGTTCGCCGGCACCTTCGACCTGATCCTTTCGACAGTGCCGGCCCGGATCGACTATGACGCGTTTCTCGGCCTGCTCGCCCTCGACGGCACCATGGTGATGCTCGGCGTGCCGAAGAAGCCGATCACCCTTGACGTCTTCTCGCTGCTGTACAACCGGCGGTCGCTGGCCGGAACGTTGGTCGGCGGCATCGCCGAGACACAGGAGATGCTCGACTTCTGCGCCGAACGGGGCATCCACGCGGAAGTCGAGATCATCGGCGCGGACGAGATCGACGGCGCCTTCGACCGAGTCGCCAAGGGCGATGTGCGCTACAGGTTCGTCATCGACGTAAAGACGATGGGGGTACCAACAGTGACCCCCTCATCCGGCGGCGAATGCCTAGGCTGAAACGAGTTCGCACCTGCTTCCCTCTCCGCGAGATTTCCTCCGTGAGAGCACACCCGGAACGAGAGGAATCATTGATGTCTGCCGCAATTCCGGACGTCACCTTGAACAACGGCGTGAAAATGCCGATTCTCGGGTTCGGCGTCTTCCAGGTTCCCGGCGAGCAGACTGAACAGGTCGTCACCGACGCCCTCGCCGCCGGTTACCGGTCCCTCGACACCGCCGCCTCGTACGGCAACGAGGAAGCTGTCGGCCGCGCCATCGCCAAGAGCGGCATCCCGCGCGACCAGCTGTTCATCACGACCAAGCTGTGGATCCAGCACACCGGTGAGGACACCGCTCGGCGCGAGTTCGACAAGTCCCTGCGCAACCTCGGCCTGGACTACCTCGACCTGTACCTGATCCACCAGCCGCTGGGTGACTACTACAGCTCCTGGCACGCGATGCAGAAGCTGTACGCCGAGGGCCTGATCAAGGCGATCGGAGTCTCCAACTTCTACCCGGACCGGCTCGTGGACCTCATCCAGCACAACGACATCACGCCGGCGGTCAACCAGATCGAGACGCATCCGTTCTTCCAGCGCGCCGACTACCAGCCGCTGCTGCGCGAGCACGGCGTGCAGATCGAGTCCTGGGGCCCGTTCGCCGAAGGCAGAAACGACCTGTTCACCAACCCGACGCTGACCGAGATCGGCGAGGCGCACGGCAAATCCGTTGCCCAGGTCGTGCTTCGGTGGCTCATTCAGCGCGACGTCGTCGTCATCCCCAAGTCGGTGCGCCCCGACCGCATGGCGGAGAATCTCGACGTCTTCGACTTCGAGCTGACCGACGACGAGATCACCCGGATCGCGGCCCTGGACACCGGCGTGTCCGCGTTCTTCGACCACCGCGACCCCGCGATGGTCACCTGGCTCGGCGGCCGTCGCGTCGACTGACCGCTCATGGGGTGCCGGTGCAGACGGCGGCGGCGCCCATGAACGTCACCCGGGTCACCACGCCGTCGAGAGGAGGCTCAAATGCCTGTCACCACAGGTGACGAAGCAGCGAACGAGCCGAGACACGTCCTTGTCGATCCGGTCACCGGCTGAAGGACGGCTGATGAGTGCCGGCGACCCATTTCGGTTCACCGCGATCGGTACGGCCTGGGAGATCGACTCCGGCCGCCTCCTGTCCGAGGAACTCCGGCAGGAGATCTGCGCGCTCGCGGAGGACTTCGATCAGGTCTGGTCCCGGTTCCGTGGGGACTCGCTGGTCACCGAGATCGCACATGCCGAGGGCGGCGGACGTTTCCGGTTCCCCGCCCGCGACGCCGCATTGTTCGAGCTCTACGACCGGCTGGTCGCGGCGACTGGCGGAGCGGTCGACCCGCTCGTCGGCAGGGATCTCGAACTGCTCGGCTACGACGCCCGGTACAGCCTCACTCCCGATGAGTCTGCGCTGTCAGGTCGCCGGCGCCGGGATTCCTGGCTCGGCGACATCCGCCGGGACGGAACCACGATCATCACGGACCATCCGGTGGTGATCGACGTCGGGGCGGCCGGGAAGGGTTACCTGGTCGATCTCATCGCCGAGGCGCTGCTGGATGCCGGCATCGGCGAGTTCCTCGTCGACGGCAGCGGCGATCTGCGGCATCGTGGTCCCGAGCCCGTCGTCGTGGGACTGGAACACCCCACCTCCCCTGGACGGGTCATCGGCACCGTTCAGCTGCGGGATCGGGCGCTGTGCGCGTCGGCGGCGAATCGGCGGACCTGGGGTGAAGGACTGCACCATGTCCTCGACGGCCGGACCCGCCGTCCCGTGTCGGATGTCGTCGCGACCTGGGCCCTTGCCGCGGACGCGGCCACCGCCGACGGCCTGGCGACTGCCTTGTTCGTCAGCGCTCCTGACTGTCTGCGTTCGTTCGAGGTCACGTGGGTGCGGATGTTGGCCGACGGCCGGGTCCAGTGGTCGAACGACTTCGACGGTGAGCTCTTTCTCTGATGCCGCTACGCCTGCATTCGACGGCAACGCCCCGTTCGGTGAAGAACATCTGACCTGGAGAAGATCATGAAATCTCGCCTCGTCAACCGCACTACCGTCGCGGCCGCCGCGTCGCTCGCCGTCGCAGTGCCCCTGGCCGCGTGCTCTGGCCCCGACACCTCGCCGCCGGCGAGTCCACCGAGCACGCCGGCCGGCAGCTCGCCGCCGGGCATCAGCACAGAATCGGGCGGCGCGGGCTACGAGGACGGAACCTACACCGCGAGGGGAGTATATGGCGGCGCGCCGTCCTATATGACCATCACTCTCGGCCTGCGTGCCGGCACGATCACCGACGTCACGGTCGAGCCGATGCCGGAGAACAACGACACCTCCCGGGGCTACCAGGAGCGGTTCGCGGCCGCTGTGCCGGACGAGGTGATCGGGAAGAGCATCGACGAGGTCAGGGTCGGCAAACTGGCCGGTGCGAGCGGCTGCGCGGACGGATTCAACAACGCTGTCGCGGCGATCCGCGACCAGGCGCGTGCCGGCAACTGAGAGGGAGTGAACGGCTGAAAACGTTCACCGCGCGCCTCACCGTGTTCCTGGGCTCCATGTCTCCCCGGGGTGCCGCGGGTGCCGGTAGGCGTGTGTGGCACGGAAGGCCGGTGCCTCGTCGGACCATCCGTGACGCACGGCGTCCCACTGTGCGATCAGATCGTCCTCGTGCGTGTAGTCGAACCGGTCGCCCAGGCGGCTCTCCTCCGGGCCGCCGGGGGACGGCGGGTTCGCCACGAGCCAGTCGACCGTCGCAGCGAGGGCCGCGTCGGCCGCGACCGTGTCGGTGTACCCCAGCTCGGCCCGGATCCGCTCGGTGTTCCGCAGCCGGTGGTCGGGCCCGTGGCGCCAGTAGGGATGGCACGGGGTGGCCAGTAGGTACGGCAGGTCCACGAGTTCGACCTCGGCTCCGAGCCGCGCGGCGACGAACTCGATGCGGTGCCGCATGTCCACGACGGTGTCGTCGGCGACCACGTACTTGCGTCCCGACGCGGCGGCGGGCTGGTCCACCGCGAGCATGACGGCGTGCACCGCGTTGACCGTGTGGAGCCGGCTCTCCAGGCGGATGCCGCCGTCGGCGATCACGATCCGCCGCCTGCCGTCCAGGATCCGCCGCACGATGCACCACTCGTGCGGTGCCAGCTGCCGGGGGCCGTAGACCACCGGATAAGCCAGCAACGTCGCCTGGAACGCGCCGGCGTCGTGCGCCTCGAAAAGGGCCTGCTCGGCGGCGGCCATCTTGACGGCCAGCTTGCCCTGCTCCGGATCCCGCTCCAGATGCTCGTCCTCCTCGGGCACCAGCGCCGGACGACCCAGCGGGCCCCAGCGCGGGTCGCTGGGGGACGCGAGCGAGCCGTGGGCGCCGCCGATGGCGATCAGCCGGCTGGTCCGGCCGGTCATCACCTCGGTGGTGACCGCGAGCCGCCCGTACTGGGCCACCACCAGCTCGAACTCCTCACGGCCCAGGCCGGCGGCCAGGGTCTCCGGCCAATGCGGGTCGGTGTGGACGTGCCGGACCTCGGGCGGCAGGTGCGCTTCGTGCTGGCCGCCGTGCAGGACGGTCACCTGGAACCCACGCTCGAGGAGCCCGGTCACCACGCCCGGGCCGGTCGGACCCGTACCCCCGATCACCAGGGCCTTGGGCGTCATCGGCCCGGCGCGGTGAAGTGGCGGGCGAGAGCGCGCTTGTCGACCTTCTCGGCACCGAGGACGGGGAGCCTGCCGGTCTGGAAGCGCCAGCGCGTCGGCACGGCGAAGGACGCCAGGACCGCCCGCAGCTCTCCGGCCACGTACGCCTGAAGGCCCGGTCGCGCGAAGGTGTCGTCGTCGACCACCACGACCGCGGCGACCTCCTCTCCGAGTTCGGGATGAGGCAGCCCGAACACGGCGGCGTCGAGGACCCCTTCGACGCCGGCCAGCGCGCGCTCGACGGAGAGCGGGGCGATGTTCTCGCCGCCCCGGAGGATGAGGTCCTTTGAGCGGCCGGTCACCCATAGGTGACCGTCGTCGTCGAGGTGCCCGAGGTCACCGGTGTGCAGCCACCCGTCGTCGTCGATCGGGCCGCAGGATTCGCCGGCGTAGCCGAGCATTTGCGAGGCCGACCGGATCAGCACCTCGCCGTCACCGTCACCGGACCGCTCGCCGAAGGCGATCTCGACGGCGGGAAGCGGGACCCCGCACCCGCCGGGACGGTCCCGGGTGTCGCGCCCGGTGGCCGCCGTTGCCTGCCCGCCGTTCTCGGTCAGCCCGTATCCGGTGGCGATCCGCGCCTCGACGGAGGGCAGTTCCTCGCGGATGCGCCGATACAGGGAGACGTGGGCGGGCGCCCCGCCGAGGGTGAGCGAGCGGAGGCTGCTCAGGTCGGCAGGATGCCGCTGCAGGGCGTCGAGCAGTCGGGCGGCCATCGTCGGCACGGCGCTCCAGCGGGTGATGCGGTGCGTCGTGATCAGGCGTATCGCCTCGTCGGCGTCGAACCGGCCAGCCGGGAACACGAGCGTCTCGCCGACTACGACGGCGCGGACGAGGGTCTGCACGCCGCCGACGTGGAACAGCGGAGCCGTGTGGAGTGCGACGCTGGGCGGCGCCTCGTTCAGGTCCTGGGGGAGCCGTCGGGTGACGGCCAGCAGCGAGTGCAGACCGGAGACGACGGACCGATGCGACAGCTCCACCGCCTTCGCGGTCCCGGTGCTGCCGGACGTGAAGAGGATCAGCGCCGGCTCGATCTCGTCGTCGCCGCCCTCCCGCTCGGGAAGCAGTCGGGAGCTGGTGTCCGCCGGCCACGAGCCGACCGGGGTGCCGGCGGGCAGCCTGGCGGCCAGGCGGTCGTCGGCGAGCACGAGACGCGGCTTGAGCAGCGTGACGGCGTGTTCCAGTTCGCGGGTGCCCCACCAGGCGTTGGCGAGGACCGGGACGGCGCCGAGCCAGAGCACCGCCCACGCGTTCACGATCCAGTCGGGGCCGTTCCACCCGAGCAGCGCGACGCGGTCACCGGTCCCGATCCCCTGCGCCTGCAGGGATGCGGCCCGGCGGCGCACAGCGATGCGCAGATCACCGAAGTCGAGCCGGGCGTCACCCTGCACCACGTGTGCCCGGCCCGCCCAGCGGTCCGCGTGGTCCAGCAGCGCCGACAGGCGGCGCACCCGGGGCGCGTACATGCGGTACGGGACGCCACGCACCCGCTCGACCACGAGGTCGCGCCCCCAGGGCTCGACCGATGTCACCGGAACTCGCGGCGCTCGACCACGAGCGGGTCGTGGCTCGGGACGACCTCGCAACCGAGCTTCTCGATGCGGTTGAGGCTGTCCTCGTACGCGATGATGTCGGTGAAAAAGCCGGACGGGATGTGCCGGTTCTCGCCGTCGCCTGCCCAGTTCTCGTAGAGGTCGACGCAGTCGCCGGCCAGGAGGTAGCGCTTCGTTGCGGCCTCGACGATGACGCCCTGCGACCCCGGGGTGTGGCCGGGCAGGGCGACCACCGACACCCCCGGCGCCACCTCGGCGTCGCCGTCGACCGGGTCGATCCGGTCCTCGGCGCGCCGCCACGCCGCCGTCAGCTCGGGCAGGTGCTCGAACTGACGGCGGTGCCAGGGCACCGGCTGCGAGGCGTAGGCGATCTCCCGCTGCTGTATCACGATGCGGGCGTTGGGGAACAGGTGGTTGTTGGAGCTGTGATCCCAGTGGAGGTGCGTGTTGACGACGACCCGTACCTCGTCCGGATCCACCCCGAGCGACCGCAGCGCCGCGGCGGGTTCCTCCTGCGGGGTCTGCTCCATCCGGATCCCGTGGTGCGCGATCGCCCGGGCGAGGTCGGCGCCGGTGTCGACGACCACGGGCGGCCCGTCACCCCGGATCACGAACATGATGAGGGGGATGTCCATGGCCTGCCCCCAGCCGCGGAGGTAGGTGAGCGACGGCTTCGGCAGGCCGAAGACCCGCCCCACGGACAGCGCTGTGACCGACAACGTCATGCGTCCACCAGGTCACTGTCCCGCGTCTCACGCAGCGCCAGCGTGCACAAGAGGCCGAGGAAGCAGTAGCCGGCCAGCAGGGCGCCGAAGAACAGGCCGCCGTAGGTGCCGATGATGCTGGCGGCCACCAGCGGCGGGATGGCTCCGCCCAGGACGCCGGCCAGGCTGTAGGACAGGCCCGCGGCGGTGTAGCGGTACCGGGTGGGGAAGAGCTCGGACAGGAAGGATCCGGCGACGCCGAAGCCGGTGCCGGCGATCATGAAGGTGATCAGCATGCCGGCGTAGAACGCGCCGATCGTGCCGACGTCCAGGACGGGGAACAGGAGCAGGGCCCAGGGGATGCCGAGCATGTTGGCGGTCAAGAGGACCTTCCGGCGCCCGAACCGGTCGGAGAGGGTCCCCCCGAGTACGCAGAACAGGCCGTTCACGAGGTTCCCGATGATGCCCGCCAGCAGCACGGTCGGGCGGCTGAGACCGAGGGTCGCGGTGCCGTAGTTGGTGAGGTACGCGATGCCGATGTAGCCGAGCGAGAAGGCCATCACCAGCGCGCCGGAGCCCAGCAGGATCCGTCTCCAGCCGTGCTTGAAAGCATCCTTGAAGGGCAGCCCGCCGTCGTCGCGACGGCGTCGCGCCTCGGCCTCGAACGCGGGCGTCTCCTCGATCCGCAACCGCACGTAGAGGCCGACGGCGACCAGGACCACGCTGATCAGGAACGGGATGCGCCAGCCCCAGGAGGTGAAGGTGTCGTCGCTCATGTAGAGGGCCACGATCAGGTACACGGTCAGCGCGAGCACGTTCGCGAAGGCGCCGCCGAGGTTGGTGAACATCGCCCAGAAGCCGCGGCGGTCCTTCGGGGAGTGCTCGGAGGTGAACAGTGCGGCGCCGGCCCATTCGCCGCCGGCGGCCAGGCCCTGGGCGATGCGAAGCAGCACGAGCAGGATCGGCGCGACGACGCCTATGCTGGCCGAGGTGGGGAGCAGGCCGATCAGCACGGTGGCCGTACCCATCAACGCCATGGTGGCAATCAGCGTGCGCTTGCGGCCGAGCCGGTCGCCGTAGTGCCCGAATAGGATCGAGCCGAGCGGGCGGGCCACGAAGGCCACACCGAGCGTCGCGAAGGACACGACGGTCGCCGACTGGTCGCCGAGGGCGGAGAAGAACGCGCCGGCGAAGACGAGAGCCGCCGCCGTCCCGTAGATGCTGAAGTCGTAGAACTCGATGACTGTGCCGATGAAGCTGGCGAAGGCCACCCTGCGCATCTTCGCGGGCGGGGTGGGCGCGGGCGTGGTGGAGCCGGAGTCCGGTCTCGCCACGCTGTCGGGGGGCAGCTGCATGGTCATCGGCAACTCCTCAGATGCTCGTCGGTGAGGCGAGACGACCCGATGTCGGTGTTCTTATATACGAACTAGTATTTGTCATCGGGAACTTTCAGCGAAAGTAACCTGGGTCACAAGCGTGGTCAATAGGCATCTCGAGGTCCTGGCGCGGGTTCGCCTGTTCCCGATCTCAGGTCTGTGTCTCAGAACTTCCCGCGGCGGTTCCGACGCGTTGACACGACCTCGGGCCGACCGTAGCCTCAGGCTCAAATACGTACATCGGTTCGTAATAGCGAACGCGATGGTGTCCGTGTTCAGGCATCCCGGTAGCGAGTGGGCCTCAGCCCTGCCGACGGTGTCGTGACCTGGAGGGGGCTGCCGTGACCGAACGACGACCGTCCTTCCCGAGCCGTGTGACGCCGGCATCGACGGAGGCGCCCGGATGACCGCGCTAGAGGGTGTGAAGGTGATCTGCGTCGGGCAGTTCTACTTCGCGCCGTACTGCACGATGTTGATGGCCCGCCTCGGTGCGGACGTGATCAAAATCGAGGCGCCGCAGGGCGACCCCTACCGGCGGCTGCCCACGGTTGACGCGGACGGCGGCCCGATCCAGTTCCGGTTCCTGAACTCCGGCAAGCGGACCATCCGCCTGGATCTGTCCGTCCCGGCCGGGCAGGACGTGCTCCGTGACCTCGTCCGCGGTGCCGACGTGCTGGTGCAGAACCTCTCCCCGGGCGCCATGGACCGCTTCGGCCTCGGCTACGACGATCTCCGGCGGGTCAACCCCCGGCTGATCATGGCGTCCGGCACCGGTTTCGGGTCGTTCGGTCCCTATGCGGGCGAGTCCGCCATGGACCTCACCATTCAGGCGCGCACCGCGATCATGAGCACCACCGGCTTCGAGGACGGCGCCCCGGTGCGTACCGGCCCGTCCGTCGTCGACTTCGTCGGCGGCGCCCACATGCTCGCGGGCATCGTCACCGCGCTGTTCCAGCGGACCCGAACCGGTGAGGGGCAGCATGTCGAGGTCGCCCTCCAGGACGCCATCCTCCCCGCCCTGACGTCCAACATCGCGGGTGTGATCAGCCAGGCCACGGACAGCCCGGAGCGAACCGGCAACCGGCACGGCAGCCTGGCAGTGGCGCCCTACAACGCGTACCCGGCCATCGACGGCTGGGTGACCCTGCTGTGCCCGACCCAGGCGCACTGGGAGCGCCTGCGCGCCCAGATCGGGGACCCGGCCGCGGAGGACCCGCGTTTCGCGACGATGGCGGACCGGTGCCGCCACATGGACGACCTGGACGTCATGATCGGCCACTGGACCGCCACCCGGACCAAGGGCGGCCTGACCAGCCTGCTCGGCGGGCTGAAGATTCCTTGTGCCCCGGTGGTGACGCTCCCGGAGCTGCTGGCGGACCCCCACGTGCTCGCCCGCGGCGTCCTGCGCACCGTCACGGACGACAAGGGATCTTTCATGACGCTGGGCAGCCCGCTGTTCCTCTCCGGCTCACCCATCGTCGAGCCCACCCGGGCCGGCGATCTCGGCGAGCACACCGACGAGGTGCTGACCAAGGAGTTGGGCATGACCACCGGCGAGATCGCCGGGCTCCGCAACGCCGGGGTCATCTGATGGCCGGCACGGCGCTCTCGTCGCGCCACGACGAAGGGACACGGCGACCGTGATCAGAGTGAGCACTGCACCCGAACTGAGAATCCGCCACCTGAGCCCCGCCTTCCGCACCTTCTGCGGAGAGGGGGCGCTCGAAGCGCTTCCTCGCGAGCTGGCCCGCGTCGGCGCCCGCCGCGCGGTGATCGTCTGCATCCCCGCGGTCGCCGAGCACACCGAAGCGATGGGCGCGCTGCACGCGGCGCTCGGCGACCGTCTCGCCGGCCAGTTCGACGGCGTCGAGGAGCACAGCCCCCTGCCCACGGTGGAGCGGGCCCGCGCGTTCCTCGAGGCCCACGACGCGGACGCGGTTGTCGCCGTGGGCGGTGGCTCGTCTGTCGTCACGGCGCGCGCGGCGACGATCCTGCTGGGCGAGGGCAAGGACGTACGGGACCTGTGCACCCGGCGGGAGGGCGGGCGCCTGGTGAGCCCGCGGCTCGCCGCGCCCAAGCTGCCGCAATGGGTCGTGCCGAGCACGCCGACGTCGGCCTACGCCAAGGCCGGTGCAGCCGTGCGGGATCCGGAGACGGGTGAGCGGCTCGCGCTCTACGACCCGAAGGCCCGCGCCCAGGGCGTGATCCTCGACCCGGTGATGGCGCTCACCGCGCCACCCCGGCTGAGCTGGTCCGCCGCCCTGAACGTCTTCTCGATGGCGGTGGAGGGCCTGCAGTCCCGGCAGGTCGACCCCCTCGCCGACGCCCTGCTGGCGCACGCACTCCGTACGGTGGTGGCGTGGCTGCCGAGGGTGACCGAAGAGCCGGACCAGGCGGGGCCGCGCCTTCAGCTGATGCTCGCGGCCGTCCTGAGCGGGCAAGGCAGCGACCACAGCGGCGGCGGTCTCGCCCAGGCGCTGTCGCACGCCATCGGGCCCCGATCCGCGGCGCCCAACGGTGTCGTGGAGGCGCTGCTGCTGCCGCACGCGATGCGGTTCAACGCGAGCGCCGTCCCGCACCGGATCGTGGCCCTCGGTGACTACCTGGGGCTTGCCGAGCCCGCCCCCGGCGCGGTGATCGAGGAGATCGAGCGCCTCTTGGCGAGCTTCGAGGTGCCGTCCCGGCTCCGCGACGTCGGCGTGGCACAGGACTCGATCGTCGAGGTCGTCGCTCACGCCATGGACGACTGGGCCATCACCGCCGGACCCCGTCCGCCCGACGAGCGCGACGTGCGCGAGCTGCTGGTGGGCGCGTGGTGAAGCCGGTCACCGAACGCACGACGATCACCGGAGGAACGTGATGACGACGCAAACGTCGCCAGCGGTATGGGGCAAGGAGATCGGCACCGAACGGGTCCGGGGCGTCCCGTTCCGCGTTTACACCGAGCGTCCCCGCGACATCGGGACGCTGCTCGCCTTCGCGGACCGCTGGGGCGACCGTCCGCACCTGGTCCAGGGTGAGCGGGTCGTGACCTTCGCTGGTCTGCGCCGGGCGGCCGAGGCCAAGGCGGCGCGGCTCGCCGCGGACGGGCTCGCGCCCGGTGATCGAGTGCTGCTGACGGGCTTCAACAGCCCGGAGTGGATCATCAACTTCTGGGCGCTGGTGACCGTGGGGGCCGTTCCGGTGCTGGGCAACGCATGGTGGGGCGCCGGCGAGGTGGCGGATGCCCTGGACCTGCTGGAGC is part of the Actinoplanes sp. NBC_00393 genome and harbors:
- a CDS encoding FAD:protein FMN transferase: MSAGDPFRFTAIGTAWEIDSGRLLSEELRQEICALAEDFDQVWSRFRGDSLVTEIAHAEGGGRFRFPARDAALFELYDRLVAATGGAVDPLVGRDLELLGYDARYSLTPDESALSGRRRRDSWLGDIRRDGTTIITDHPVVIDVGAAGKGYLVDLIAEALLDAGIGEFLVDGSGDLRHRGPEPVVVGLEHPTSPGRVIGTVQLRDRALCASAANRRTWGEGLHHVLDGRTRRPVSDVVATWALAADAATADGLATALFVSAPDCLRSFEVTWVRMLADGRVQWSNDFDGELFL
- a CDS encoding IclR family transcriptional regulator; this translates as MVMAVSEQADAEAAKGHRTIDRVTQILEEVVYNPGMGFAELARALDAPRSSVHGFIRGLLAKGWLYEADKRFYLGPAVYALTLASGNIRAGQVTQADLDALHNDTRMTVFLGVQAGDHLIYIGESGSDAMTGFAARSNIRRTLIDTAGGKALLAAQADGTREAYLRRQDGELVSAFLSQFPGIVKTGVAKNFRHHGAQLALASVVRDRAGKAVAVAVLVGPTADAEPREARLRRLLVKHVAAWSQREVAPREAL
- a CDS encoding aldehyde dehydrogenase family protein; translation: MIERDEIFINGTWVASTTAERLTVINPVTEEPVATIPAGSAEDADRAARAAAAAFPAWSQTTIEERLAMLDNLAKLTAERADEITRAIVSEIGQPYRIAQESQAAAAVEDLRSLADSLPSVVWEERTGHTVVAREAAGVVGAITPWNGPMRMVCMKAGAALAAGCTVVLKGTEVAPLSSFIFAEMVAAAGLPEGVFNLVSGNGPVVGEAIVTHPLVDMVSLTGSVRAGRRVMELASQRVKKVALELGGKSANVILPDADLKRAVEVGIEDAFRNSGQVCGGLSRVLVPRSRLAEAEEIAVRKAESYVLGDPFNPATTLGPVANATQRQRIRDYIHAGLEDGARLLTGGAEAPDGLDRGFFVRPTVFSGDNNSRIAREEIFGPVVVIIPFDDEDDAFRIANDTEYGLAGAIWAGDEARARALAKRLRAGRIRINGSPVNPRAPHGGFKLSGIGREFGRYGIEEFLEYKSIG
- a CDS encoding NAD(P)-dependent alcohol dehydrogenase: MITVNARATSGPAEPFRAIRIQRRDLGPADVLIDIAFSGVCHTDVSRARGEFGTTMYPIVPGHEIAGIVSAIGPEVTRFAVGDRVGVGCLVDSCRECEFCRAGLEPYCRRDHVRTYNSIGRDGTKTLGGYSEKIVVDEAYVVRIPDEIPLPNAAPLLCAGITLYSPLRHWKAGPGKKVAILGFGGLGHVGVAISAALGAHTTVFELTMDKQTDAFQRGAEDYRLSTDPAIFTEFAGTFDLILSTVPARIDYDAFLGLLALDGTMVMLGVPKKPITLDVFSLLYNRRSLAGTLVGGIAETQEMLDFCAERGIHAEVEIIGADEIDGAFDRVAKGDVRYRFVIDVKTMGVPTVTPSSGGECLG
- a CDS encoding aldo/keto reductase, whose amino-acid sequence is MSAAIPDVTLNNGVKMPILGFGVFQVPGEQTEQVVTDALAAGYRSLDTAASYGNEEAVGRAIAKSGIPRDQLFITTKLWIQHTGEDTARREFDKSLRNLGLDYLDLYLIHQPLGDYYSSWHAMQKLYAEGLIKAIGVSNFYPDRLVDLIQHNDITPAVNQIETHPFFQRADYQPLLREHGVQIESWGPFAEGRNDLFTNPTLTEIGEAHGKSVAQVVLRWLIQRDVVVIPKSVRPDRMAENLDVFDFELTDDEITRIAALDTGVSAFFDHRDPAMVTWLGGRRVD